A single window of Streptomyces griseoviridis DNA harbors:
- a CDS encoding ROK family transcriptional regulator — MTAVSASWLPLSPGERAVAIEVLIGGPLSRTELATRLGLSAGSLTRLTKPLLGSGLLVEADAPAGSRQGRPSQPLDIVAESRSFLGFKITADMVYGVVTTLRSDIVDRHDRPLTSHDPAEAADLVAEMTAELARAHPRAAGIGIGVGGLVRDRAVVGESPFLGWRDIPFAALVEERTGLPVVVENDVAALVEAETWFGAGRGLERFVVLTIGAGIGYGLVLGGRRVRTGQEDRGFGRHWILDPAGPLTPDGERGSAVALLSIPSIRRQVMAATGRDHGYEEILALADAGDPMAARVIGEAARGLGILVARIADFAMPQKILLAGEGVGLMDVAGNTVRDTVTGLRHPLAEPVDLETKVSDFHDWARGAAVLAIQVLVLGAADG; from the coding sequence ATGACCGCAGTCTCCGCCAGCTGGCTCCCGCTCAGCCCCGGTGAACGGGCCGTGGCGATCGAGGTGCTCATCGGCGGCCCGCTCTCCCGCACCGAGCTGGCCACCCGCCTCGGCCTCTCCGCAGGCAGCCTCACCCGGCTGACCAAGCCGCTCCTCGGATCGGGCCTGCTCGTCGAGGCGGACGCCCCCGCCGGGAGCCGTCAGGGCCGCCCCTCGCAGCCGCTGGACATCGTCGCCGAGTCCCGCTCGTTCCTCGGCTTCAAGATCACCGCCGACATGGTCTACGGCGTCGTCACCACCCTCAGAAGCGACATCGTCGACCGCCACGACCGCCCGCTCACCAGCCACGACCCCGCCGAGGCCGCCGACCTGGTCGCGGAGATGACCGCCGAACTGGCCCGCGCCCACCCGCGCGCGGCCGGTATCGGCATCGGGGTCGGCGGGCTGGTCAGGGACCGGGCGGTGGTGGGGGAGTCACCGTTCCTCGGCTGGCGCGACATCCCGTTCGCCGCGCTCGTCGAGGAGCGCACCGGGCTGCCCGTCGTCGTGGAGAACGACGTGGCCGCCCTGGTCGAGGCCGAGACCTGGTTCGGCGCCGGGCGGGGCCTGGAGCGGTTCGTGGTCCTCACCATCGGCGCGGGCATCGGCTACGGGCTGGTCCTGGGCGGCAGGCGGGTGCGCACCGGGCAGGAGGACCGCGGCTTCGGACGGCACTGGATCCTCGACCCCGCGGGACCGCTCACCCCGGACGGCGAGCGCGGCAGCGCCGTCGCCCTGCTGTCGATCCCCAGCATCCGCCGCCAGGTCATGGCCGCCACCGGCCGCGACCACGGCTACGAGGAGATCCTCGCGCTCGCCGACGCGGGCGACCCGATGGCCGCCCGGGTGATCGGGGAGGCGGCCCGCGGCCTCGGCATCCTGGTCGCCAGGATCGCCGACTTCGCGATGCCGCAGAAGATCCTGCTCGCGGGCGAGGGCGTCGGACTGATGGATGTGGCGGGGAACACGGTGCGCGACACCGTCACCGGACTGCGCCATCCCCTGGCCGAGCCGGTCGACCTGGAGACCAAGGTGTCCGATTTCCACGACTGGGCACGTGGGGCCGCGGTTCTGGCCATCCAGGTGCTGGTCCTGGGCGCCGCGGACGGCTGA
- a CDS encoding ABC transporter substrate-binding protein, with product MRIRLRGSAALSGALALALVSGCAGGAAVPSSDTVSYWLWDANQLPAYQACAKGFQKENPGLRVRITQMGWDDYWTKLTASFIAGTQPDVFTDHIQKFGQFADLKVLEPLDGLGIDPSRYQAGLADNWVGQDGHRYGAPKDWDTVALFYNEKMARSAGLDAGRLNSLSWNPEDGGTFEKAIARLSVDRDGRRGDEPGFDPKHVAVYGLASNGGGDGDGQTQWSNFAASAGWTYTDKKRWGTTYHYDDPTFASVLTWYFGLVKKGYMPPFSAFNSQSNPANAQVASGKAATAFDGAWMISTYAGLKGVGTGAAVTPIGPTGKRATMMNGLADSVTRDAPHKAGALKWVRYLASDDCQRTVGAHGVVFPATPDGTAAAVDAYRAKGVDVSAFTEPLTDTAHSATFSFPITAYAADVYALMHPAMQDVYGSGGSVAGLDTTNTQINRILDQ from the coding sequence ATGCGAATTCGGCTGCGCGGGAGTGCGGCGCTGTCCGGGGCGCTGGCCCTGGCCCTGGTCAGCGGCTGCGCCGGCGGGGCGGCGGTCCCGTCGTCGGACACGGTGTCGTACTGGCTGTGGGACGCCAACCAGCTGCCCGCCTACCAGGCGTGCGCGAAGGGGTTCCAGAAGGAGAACCCGGGTCTGCGGGTGCGGATCACCCAGATGGGCTGGGACGACTACTGGACGAAGCTGACGGCGAGCTTCATCGCCGGCACCCAGCCCGACGTGTTCACCGACCACATCCAGAAGTTCGGCCAGTTCGCCGACCTGAAGGTGCTCGAACCGCTCGACGGCCTCGGCATCGACCCGTCCCGCTACCAGGCGGGCCTCGCCGACAACTGGGTCGGCCAGGACGGCCACCGCTACGGCGCCCCCAAGGACTGGGACACCGTCGCGCTGTTCTACAACGAGAAGATGGCGAGGTCCGCCGGTCTCGACGCCGGCCGGCTCAACTCCCTCTCCTGGAACCCCGAGGACGGCGGTACCTTCGAGAAGGCCATCGCCCGCCTCAGCGTGGACCGCGACGGCAGGCGCGGGGACGAGCCGGGCTTCGACCCGAAGCACGTCGCGGTCTACGGCCTGGCGAGCAACGGCGGCGGGGACGGCGACGGCCAGACCCAGTGGAGCAACTTCGCCGCCTCCGCGGGCTGGACCTACACCGACAAGAAGCGCTGGGGCACCACCTACCACTACGACGACCCGACCTTCGCGTCCGTGCTCACCTGGTACTTCGGGCTGGTGAAGAAGGGGTACATGCCGCCGTTCTCCGCCTTCAACTCCCAGTCCAACCCGGCCAACGCGCAGGTCGCCTCGGGGAAGGCGGCCACCGCCTTCGACGGCGCCTGGATGATCTCGACGTACGCGGGCCTGAAGGGCGTCGGCACCGGCGCCGCCGTCACCCCGATCGGGCCGACCGGCAAGCGGGCCACCATGATGAACGGCCTCGCCGACTCCGTCACCCGCGACGCCCCGCACAAGGCGGGCGCGCTGAAGTGGGTGCGCTATCTCGCGTCCGACGACTGCCAGCGGACGGTGGGCGCGCACGGCGTCGTCTTCCCCGCCACCCCCGACGGCACGGCCGCCGCCGTCGACGCCTACCGCGCGAAGGGCGTGGACGTGTCGGCGTTCACCGAGCCGCTCACCGACACCGCGCACTCCGCGACCTTCTCGTTCCCGATCACCGCGTACGCGGCCGACGTGTACGCGCTGATGCACCCCGCCATGCAGGACGTCTACGGCAGCGGCGGCTCCGTGGCCGGCCTCGACACGACCAACACCCAGATCAACCGGATCCTCGACCAGTGA
- a CDS encoding Gfo/Idh/MocA family protein, whose amino-acid sequence MTFSLGIVGAGQFSGQFAKLFLAHPGVSDIHVTDLLPERAERLVADEGLTGTFPSYEAMLESPAVDAVAIFTQRWTHGPLVLQGLDAGKHVYSAVPMAITTEEIAAIIEAVKVTGLTYMMGETSQYNPATVHARNQIAEGAFGRIFYAEGDYVHDMDLGFYDAYRYSGGDNWKATASYPPLLYPTHAVGGVLGAWQTHAVSVSALGVVDERGDGVFDRSVSQFDNDVSNATALFEVAGGGSFRTNEFRRVGYPSHIRESRFRFFGTEASMEQLATVALWQDKKGVKDISELLEPKPTMSPDDPSLQHIAPELRAAFTSGSAPVHDRARLPREFDHLHNGHEGSHHFLVDDFVTAVNTRSLPSVNAWVAARYTLPGIVAHESARQGGARLAIPDFGDAPRE is encoded by the coding sequence ATGACGTTCTCCCTCGGCATCGTCGGTGCCGGCCAGTTCTCCGGCCAGTTCGCCAAGCTGTTCCTGGCCCATCCGGGCGTCTCCGACATTCATGTCACCGACCTGCTGCCCGAGCGGGCCGAGCGGCTCGTCGCCGACGAAGGGCTCACCGGCACCTTCCCGTCCTACGAGGCGATGCTGGAGTCGCCCGCCGTCGACGCGGTCGCGATCTTCACGCAGCGCTGGACGCACGGCCCGCTGGTCCTCCAGGGCCTCGACGCGGGCAAGCACGTGTACTCGGCGGTCCCCATGGCGATCACCACCGAGGAGATCGCGGCCATCATCGAGGCGGTCAAGGTGACCGGCCTGACCTACATGATGGGCGAGACCAGCCAGTACAACCCGGCGACCGTGCACGCCCGCAACCAGATCGCCGAAGGCGCCTTCGGCCGGATCTTCTACGCCGAGGGCGACTACGTCCACGACATGGACCTCGGGTTCTACGACGCCTACCGCTACAGCGGCGGCGACAACTGGAAGGCCACCGCGAGCTATCCGCCGCTGCTGTACCCGACGCACGCGGTGGGCGGGGTGCTCGGCGCCTGGCAGACGCACGCGGTGAGCGTGTCGGCGCTGGGCGTGGTGGACGAGCGGGGCGACGGCGTCTTCGACCGCTCGGTCAGCCAGTTCGACAACGACGTCTCCAACGCGACCGCGCTGTTCGAGGTGGCGGGCGGCGGGTCGTTCCGCACCAACGAGTTCCGGCGGGTGGGCTATCCGTCACACATCCGGGAGTCCCGTTTCCGCTTCTTCGGCACCGAGGCGAGCATGGAGCAGTTGGCGACGGTCGCGCTCTGGCAGGACAAGAAGGGGGTGAAGGACATCAGTGAACTCCTCGAACCCAAGCCCACGATGTCCCCCGACGACCCGTCGCTCCAGCACATCGCGCCGGAGTTGCGGGCCGCGTTCACCTCGGGCTCGGCGCCGGTGCACGACCGGGCCAGGCTGCCCCGGGAGTTCGACCATCTGCACAACGGCCACGAGGGCAGCCACCACTTCCTGGTGGACGACTTCGTGACCGCCGTGAACACCCGGTCGCTGCCGTCGGTGAACGCGTGGGTGGCGGCCCGCTACACCCTGCCGGGCATCGTCGCGCACGAGTCGGCGCGGCAGGGCGGGGCCCGCCTCGCGATCCCGGACTTCGGGGACGCGCCGCGGGAGTGA
- a CDS encoding PPOX class F420-dependent oxidoreductase, producing the protein MDDTRLERLAAGKYLLVTTYRKNGTAVPTPVWVVRDEDALGVWTVADSWKVKRIRARPDVLVGPCDVRGNPTGEQVPGTAEITDDATAGRYRALIARKYGVLGRLTLLGSRLRRGQAGTVGIRVTLGAPA; encoded by the coding sequence ATGGACGACACGAGACTCGAACGCCTGGCCGCAGGGAAGTACCTGCTCGTCACCACCTACCGGAAGAACGGCACCGCGGTCCCGACCCCGGTGTGGGTGGTGCGCGACGAGGACGCGCTCGGGGTGTGGACGGTCGCCGACTCCTGGAAGGTGAAGCGCATCAGGGCACGCCCCGACGTCCTCGTCGGCCCCTGTGACGTGCGCGGCAACCCGACCGGCGAGCAGGTTCCCGGCACCGCCGAGATCACCGACGACGCGACGGCCGGCCGCTACCGCGCGCTGATCGCCCGCAAGTACGGCGTCCTCGGCCGGCTCACCCTGCTGGGCAGCCGGCTGCGCCGGGGCCAGGCGGGGACCGTCGGCATCCGCGTCACCCTCGGCGCCCCCGCCTGA
- a CDS encoding carbohydrate ABC transporter permease yields the protein MTGPTAVTTAPARPGSRARRPSLGRIAAWAVMGAIVLVTLLPFYWILRTALSGNAALAVDPADPLPVKATTGGFARALGLQSTEEAIAQGGSGGGLRFWRYLLNSVVVSTLITGCQIFFSAMAAYAFARLRWRGRDTVFGLFLAGLMVPAIFTLLPNFVLIKQLGLIESLLGIALPTMFMTPFAVFFLRQFFLNVPGEVEEAALLDGAGKVRIFFRVLLPMASTPVLTLAVLTYITSWNDYFWPLMVSYSDSSRVLTVALAIFRAQTPQSGVDWSGLMAATLVAALPMLALFGFFARRVVGSIGFTGIK from the coding sequence ATGACCGGTCCCACCGCCGTGACCACGGCGCCGGCCCGCCCCGGGAGCCGCGCCCGCAGACCCTCCCTTGGCCGCATCGCCGCCTGGGCGGTGATGGGCGCGATCGTGCTCGTCACCCTGCTGCCCTTCTACTGGATCCTGCGCACCGCCCTGTCCGGCAACGCGGCCCTGGCCGTCGACCCGGCCGACCCGCTGCCGGTCAAAGCGACCACCGGCGGCTTCGCGCGGGCGCTCGGCCTGCAGTCCACCGAGGAGGCGATCGCCCAGGGCGGTTCGGGCGGCGGGCTGCGGTTCTGGCGCTATCTGCTCAACTCGGTCGTCGTGTCGACGCTGATCACCGGCTGCCAGATCTTCTTCTCCGCGATGGCCGCCTACGCCTTCGCCCGGCTGCGCTGGCGCGGCAGGGACACCGTGTTCGGCCTGTTCCTGGCGGGACTGATGGTCCCGGCGATCTTCACGCTGCTGCCCAACTTCGTCCTGATCAAGCAACTCGGCCTGATCGAATCGCTGTTGGGGATCGCGCTGCCGACGATGTTCATGACGCCGTTCGCGGTGTTCTTCCTGCGCCAGTTCTTCCTGAACGTGCCGGGCGAGGTCGAGGAGGCGGCCCTGCTGGACGGCGCGGGGAAGGTGCGGATCTTCTTCCGGGTGCTGCTGCCGATGGCCTCGACGCCCGTCCTGACGCTGGCCGTGCTGACGTACATCACCTCGTGGAACGACTACTTCTGGCCGCTGATGGTGTCCTACAGCGACAGTTCACGCGTCCTGACCGTGGCCCTGGCGATCTTCCGGGCGCAGACCCCGCAGTCCGGCGTCGACTGGTCGGGCCTGATGGCGGCCACGCTCGTCGCCGCCCTGCCGATGCTCGCGCTGTTCGGCTTCTTCGCCCGCCGCGTCGTCGGCTCCATCGGCTTCACCGGCATCAAGTAA
- a CDS encoding S1 family peptidase — translation MRHARRRMVRRATRWAAVGGLLLGGAMVTQAAMASEPARTSAVPFGASAADPGGALVATLGASRTAGNWVDSEGRPVVAVTDERAAAEVRRAGAVAKVVSHSMNEFEQAAKALRAAPRVPGTAWVMDYRANRVVVRGDSTVSAADWSRMTRVAEGLGGFVRAERAGGTFTTRLNGAQPILSTGGRCSAGFNVTDGKADFILTAGHCGPKGSVWFANSQGTQQLGTTVQQDFPGSDFSLVRYASGKAGAGAEVVAIGGGNGVRITGVADPTVGQRVFRSGSTSGLHDGQVTGLNATVNYPEGTVTGLIETNVCAEPGDSGGPMFSEGVALGVTSGGSGDCAAGGTTFFQPVTAAMAALKVRMIVAAGAAGQSAAPSAEPSATATHSAIASGAASPGSSAPSTGAAGGPSPLARLTDPRNVGPGLLVIGGSLIALVATRYFRSEQDRKAYQRHYSATWG, via the coding sequence ATGAGGCACGCACGACGACGGATGGTCCGGCGGGCGACGCGATGGGCGGCGGTCGGCGGACTTCTCCTCGGAGGGGCGATGGTGACGCAGGCGGCCATGGCGAGCGAGCCCGCGCGCACCTCCGCCGTCCCGTTCGGCGCGTCGGCCGCCGACCCGGGCGGCGCGCTGGTCGCCACCCTCGGCGCCTCCCGCACGGCCGGCAACTGGGTGGATAGCGAGGGGCGTCCGGTGGTCGCGGTGACCGACGAGCGGGCGGCGGCCGAGGTGCGGCGGGCCGGGGCGGTGGCCAAGGTGGTGTCGCACAGCATGAACGAGTTCGAGCAGGCCGCGAAGGCGCTGCGCGCGGCGCCCCGGGTGCCCGGCACCGCCTGGGTGATGGACTACCGCGCCAACCGGGTGGTGGTGCGCGGCGACAGCACGGTCTCGGCGGCGGACTGGTCGCGGATGACGCGGGTCGCGGAGGGCCTCGGCGGTTTCGTCCGGGCGGAGCGCGCGGGCGGCACGTTCACCACCCGGCTCAACGGGGCGCAGCCGATCCTGTCGACCGGCGGGCGCTGCTCGGCCGGGTTCAACGTGACCGACGGGAAGGCCGACTTCATCCTGACCGCCGGTCACTGCGGCCCGAAGGGATCGGTCTGGTTCGCCAACAGCCAGGGCACCCAGCAACTGGGCACGACGGTCCAACAGGACTTCCCCGGCAGCGACTTCTCCCTGGTGCGGTACGCGAGCGGCAAGGCGGGCGCGGGCGCGGAGGTGGTGGCGATCGGCGGCGGCAACGGCGTGCGGATCACCGGCGTCGCCGATCCGACGGTGGGGCAGCGGGTGTTCCGCAGCGGCAGCACCAGCGGGCTGCACGACGGCCAGGTCACCGGCCTCAACGCCACGGTGAACTACCCGGAGGGCACGGTGACCGGCCTGATCGAGACGAACGTGTGCGCCGAACCGGGCGACAGCGGCGGCCCGATGTTCTCGGAGGGCGTCGCGCTCGGCGTGACCTCGGGCGGCAGCGGCGACTGCGCGGCCGGCGGTACGACGTTCTTCCAGCCGGTGACGGCGGCGATGGCGGCGCTGAAGGTCCGGATGATCGTGGCGGCGGGGGCGGCGGGGCAGAGCGCGGCGCCCTCGGCCGAGCCGTCCGCCACGGCCACGCACAGCGCGATCGCTTCCGGCGCGGCCTCGCCGGGTTCCTCGGCGCCTTCGACGGGTGCGGCGGGCGGTCCGTCGCCGCTGGCCCGGCTCACGGACCCCAGGAACGTCGGCCCCGGGCTGCTGGTGATCGGCGGGAGTCTGATCGCGCTGGTGGCGACCCGGTACTTCCGCTCGGAGCAGGACCGCAAGGCGTACCAGCGGCACTACTCGGCGACCTGGGGGTGA
- a CDS encoding SAM-dependent methyltransferase: MTENPAAIDDPAALLRKRIDTLRPHAARIWNYWLGGGDYYEVDRVAGDRIRELHPEIGEYARADRLFLGRAVRHLAAEAGIRQFLDIGTGLPTADNTHEVAQRHAPDARVVYVDNDPLVLAHARALLTSAPPGRTDHLDEDLRNTDAILERAAATLDFSRPVALLLLGVVMFVHEDEEAYGAVGKLMDALPAGSHLVLSHTITSPRLPEVDEAVRFWNERGTPELTQRTPEGVARFFDGLDVLEPGVVTCSRWRAERTGGEEPREVAMYGGVGRKG; the protein is encoded by the coding sequence GTGACGGAGAACCCGGCGGCCATCGACGATCCCGCCGCCCTGCTGCGCAAGCGCATCGACACCCTGCGTCCGCACGCGGCCCGCATCTGGAACTACTGGCTCGGCGGCGGGGACTACTACGAGGTGGACCGGGTGGCGGGCGACCGCATCCGTGAACTCCACCCGGAGATAGGCGAGTACGCCCGCGCCGACCGGCTGTTCCTGGGCCGCGCGGTGCGCCATCTGGCCGCCGAGGCGGGGATACGGCAGTTCCTCGACATCGGCACCGGGCTGCCGACGGCCGACAACACCCACGAGGTCGCCCAGCGGCACGCCCCGGACGCCCGGGTCGTCTACGTGGACAACGACCCGCTGGTCCTGGCGCACGCCCGCGCCCTGCTGACGAGCGCGCCGCCCGGCCGCACCGACCATCTCGACGAGGACCTGCGCAACACCGACGCCATCCTCGAACGGGCCGCCGCCACACTGGACTTCAGCCGTCCTGTGGCGCTGCTGCTGCTCGGGGTGGTCATGTTCGTCCACGAGGACGAGGAGGCGTACGGCGCCGTCGGGAAGCTGATGGACGCGCTCCCGGCGGGCAGCCATCTGGTGCTGTCGCACACCATCACCTCGCCGCGGCTGCCGGAGGTGGACGAGGCGGTGCGGTTCTGGAACGAGCGCGGGACACCGGAGCTGACCCAGCGCACCCCGGAGGGCGTGGCGCGGTTCTTCGACGGCCTCGACGTGCTGGAGCCAGGGGTGGTGACGTGCTCGCGGTGGCGGGCCGAGCGCACCGGGGGCGAGGAGCCGCGCGAGGTGGCGATGTACGGCGGGGTGGGCCGCAAGGGCTGA
- a CDS encoding carbohydrate ABC transporter permease: MTMASSSPPTRRPAPGGDGRLAAVFIAPALLGFVVFLLWPTLRGVYLSFTRFNLLTPAEWVGLDNYVRMVHDPIFWDALRVTVGYVLVNIGVQTVSALAIAVLLQRLTGSALLRGIVLTPYLMSNVVAGIVWLWILDTQLGIGNEIVAGLGFDRIPFLADETWAIPTIALINVWRHVGYTALLLFAGLQAIPDEMYEAAKVDGAGEWRMFWRITLPLLRPVLAVVLIMTVIGSFQVFDTVAVTTAGGPGNATNVLQYYIYGAAFGRFQFGYASAMSVALLVVLSAITVLQYRLTRAGRSDLG, from the coding sequence ATGACCATGGCCTCCAGCAGTCCTCCGACGCGCCGTCCGGCGCCCGGAGGTGACGGGCGGCTCGCCGCCGTCTTCATCGCGCCGGCGCTGCTGGGCTTCGTCGTCTTCCTGCTCTGGCCGACCCTGCGGGGCGTGTATCTGAGCTTCACCCGGTTCAACCTGCTGACCCCGGCCGAGTGGGTGGGCCTCGACAACTACGTACGGATGGTCCACGACCCCATCTTCTGGGACGCGCTGCGGGTCACCGTCGGCTACGTGCTCGTCAACATCGGTGTGCAGACGGTGTCGGCGCTCGCCATCGCCGTCCTGCTGCAACGCCTGACCGGCTCGGCGCTGCTGCGCGGGATCGTGCTCACCCCCTACCTGATGTCCAACGTGGTGGCCGGCATCGTCTGGCTGTGGATCCTGGACACCCAGCTCGGCATCGGCAACGAGATCGTCGCGGGGCTCGGCTTCGACCGCATCCCGTTCCTCGCCGACGAGACCTGGGCCATCCCGACGATCGCGCTGATCAACGTGTGGCGGCACGTCGGCTACACGGCGCTGCTGCTGTTCGCCGGGCTCCAGGCCATCCCCGACGAGATGTACGAGGCGGCGAAGGTGGACGGCGCGGGCGAGTGGCGGATGTTCTGGCGGATCACGCTGCCGCTGCTGCGGCCGGTCCTCGCGGTGGTGCTGATCATGACGGTGATCGGCTCGTTCCAGGTCTTCGACACGGTCGCCGTGACGACCGCGGGCGGGCCGGGCAACGCCACCAACGTCCTCCAGTACTACATCTACGGCGCCGCCTTCGGCCGCTTCCAGTTCGGCTACGCGTCGGCGATGTCGGTCGCCCTGCTCGTGGTGCTGAGCGCGATCACCGTCCTGCAGTACCGGCTCACCCGGGCCGGCCGGAGCGACCTCGGCTGA